A genomic stretch from Candidatus Palauibacter polyketidifaciens includes:
- the ispF gene encoding 2-C-methyl-D-erythritol 2,4-cyclodiphosphate synthase, translating to MRTGVGYDSHRFDETRPLVLGGVSIPNAPGLKGHSDGDAVAHAITDALLGAAGLGDIGALFPDTDPAYEGADSVELLAQAVCRLREGGLRVVNVDATVIAERPRIGPHAEAMRERLGRALGTGPGGVSVKGKSNEGMGWIGRGEGLAAIAVATVSGAEGDGD from the coding sequence GTGCGAACCGGCGTCGGGTACGATTCCCACCGTTTCGATGAGACGCGGCCCCTCGTGCTGGGGGGCGTGTCGATCCCGAACGCGCCCGGACTCAAGGGACACTCCGATGGGGACGCGGTTGCGCACGCGATTACGGATGCGCTCCTGGGCGCGGCGGGCCTCGGGGACATCGGCGCGCTCTTCCCGGACACGGACCCCGCGTACGAAGGCGCCGACTCCGTCGAACTTCTCGCCCAGGCGGTGTGCCGACTGCGCGAGGGGGGACTCCGGGTCGTGAACGTCGACGCGACCGTCATCGCCGAGCGGCCGCGCATCGGGCCACACGCCGAGGCGATGCGGGAGCGGCTCGGCCGGGCGCTCGGCACGGGGCCGGGCGGCGTGTCGGTGAAGGGAAAGTCGAACGAGGGGATGGGATGGATCGGACGGGGCGAGGGCCTCGCCGCCATCGCGGTCGCCACGGTGTCCGGGGCCGAGGGGGACGGTGACTGA
- the purE gene encoding 5-(carboxyamino)imidazole ribonucleotide mutase — protein MSSVLVMMGSESDMPTMEKGVAILRENGVEVQVEVSSAHRQPKRTADLAEGAAAAGHSVVICGAGLSAALPGVVAAHTSLPVIGVPVSAGTLGGLDALLSCAQMPPGVPVAAVGIDNAKNAAHLALRILGARG, from the coding sequence ATGAGTTCGGTACTCGTGATGATGGGGTCGGAATCGGACATGCCCACGATGGAGAAGGGCGTGGCGATCCTTCGGGAGAACGGCGTGGAGGTGCAGGTCGAGGTGAGTTCGGCCCACCGGCAGCCGAAGCGGACCGCGGACTTGGCGGAGGGCGCGGCGGCGGCCGGCCATTCCGTCGTGATCTGCGGGGCGGGACTGTCGGCGGCGCTCCCCGGCGTCGTGGCGGCGCACACGTCGCTGCCGGTGATCGGCGTTCCCGTTTCGGCGGGCACGCTCGGCGGGCTCGACGCGCTCCTCTCGTGTGCGCAGATGCCGCCGGGCGTCCCCGTCGCCGCCGTCGGCATCGACAACGCGAAGAACGCGGCCCATCTCGCTCTCCGCATCCTGGGCGCGAGGGGCTAG